Genomic DNA from Vanrija pseudolonga chromosome 3, complete sequence:
ctcctcctcgccctcctccggCTCCGGCTCGGGATCCAACACactcctcgcctcgcccttcCTCGCTGGCGCATGCCGCCCAGTCACAGGGAAGAAGAGGGGGATttcggggtcggcgtcaaACGTCGACTTTGGCGCCGTAATCAGGaactcgagctcgttggcTTGGGTCGaccggtgctgctgcacctcgacggtctcgtcgatgtcgatgtcagcgcccagcgcgccgaggagagAGAAGGACGACGCCTTGGCTGCAGGCGCGAACATGCTCTTGAGGGTGGATGTTTGGGCTGGGGCCGCGGACTCGTCCTCAGAGTCTGATTCATCTGAAGAGTCGTCCGAGGAGTCGGAGCTAGAGTCGGAGTCGGAGCTTGAGTCTGAGCCCGAGTCCGAGTCAGAGTCAGAGTCGTCATCCGACGAGTCCgagctgtcgtcgtcgtcgtcactcgagctctcctcgtccttcttctcctccttcttgtcgtctttgccctcgtcacccttcttgtcctcgttgccgccgtccttcttgtcgtccGCGTCTTCATccgcgtccgactcggactctgACGACTCGTCGCTAGACTCTGATGATGACGAATCCGAACTTGACGAGtccgagcttgaggagctcgaAGAGCCgctctcgtcctccttgtcATCCTTGCTATTGTCCTCGCTGCTCGAACCGCTTCCGctctccgagctcgagtcggacGATGAATCTGACTCTGAGCTCTcactcgagctcgactcttcgtcctcgtcttcgtcctcgtcctcgtcctgaacgggggcgaggtcgacagAGGCCACGGGTGCCTCCTCAACACCATCAACCTCCATGTCGAACCCAGGACCGTCGGTGAACCGCGCAAAGGCTGGTGTCTCTGGCGACGGTGCGCCAGCCGCACGCGCGACCTCaagcggctcgtcgtcgtcgtcctcgtagTCGCGCTTCTTCATCATCGAgtagtcgccgtcgtcagaGTCGGATTCCGCGTACCCGGCCCACTCGTTCTTCCCACGCGCAGAGGGCTCCTCCGCGTTGCCCACCAGGGAAGTGAGCACTGAGAGGGCACCTTGGCGCTCCGCAGCTGCCGCGGCACGGACCTGGTCCGGGACGATGACTGCCGGGGGCTGGGCGCGGTCGCGTGCTTCCAAGACCActtcctcggccgcgcggaGGGGCGAGAGTGGCGGTGTGGGGGACCGTGAGGCGCGAGCTTCTTCGTCGGCTTCCTCTACCCTGGCGCGAGCTTCGAGCACGACTTCCTCAGCTGCACGCAGAGGAGAGAGCGAGGGGGtggtcgagcgagatgagcgcgaggaggtcgaggccgaggccacgtcgtcgtcaccctcgGTGCGAGGTGGGAAGAGGGGCGAAGACGCAGCAGCCACCTCGGAttcttcctcttccttgTCCTCCGCGGCATTGCGGCTCGGGAACAGAGGGGAGCTGGAACGCTCGCGCGCAGGGAACAATGGCGACTGCGATCCCTCGGCTCGCTGAGGAAAGAGGGGCGAGTCTTCCCGCTCTTGATGGCTAGGGAACAGGGGGCTGTCGTCTCGGTCAAACTCCTCACGGAGGGGAAAGAGCTCTccgtcgtcttcgtcctcggtccacacctcatcgtcgtcacggGGTCGCTTGACGCGGACATCGAGGATGTCCTCCCCGCTCCTCCAAGAGCCGAGGAGTacgcggccctcctcgtcggcctcgatgtcgtcggcctcctcaaACTCCCATtcggccgccagcgcgccaggAACAACCTCGCcatccagctcggcgccagagATATGCGAAGGCCCCCATCGCCGCGGGTCGATGAcacgcctcggcgcgcgcgaaGGCCCAATCCtcacgtcgcgcgccttTGAGCCTGGGACGAGCGGGAGGGGGTGCGATGGCCGCGTGGCAATAGGGCGGACCAGGTGCCCCGCGCTGTCGGTGACCCAGAACTGCGACTTGGTCTTGGACGActcagcgacgaggcgcatgTCCTGCGCCTGCTTGCCGCCAACGACTGCGATggagcggcggaggcggttggcgcggcgcttcGCCTCGAGTTCGGGGTTGGGCTTGCGCTCAGCTGCGAGCCTGAGGAGTCAGTTAACGACGAGAGACTGCACAGTGCGCTACATACTTGGCATCCCACTtgggcttggcctcggcaaggcgcaACTGCGTGCCGCGCCAGGTGGCTCCCGACATGATGTTCAGACCTGGCCGTCAGCTACACACCGCTTTCGAAGCTCACATTTCCggagctgggcgggcgtcgtcTGGATAGTGAGGAACGCAAATGGGCGGGGTTGGCCTGAAGCATCAGCATGGGTAGAACTCAGTCACCTGTAACCCACCAAGAgcatcgaggccgagctgctcgacgtcaGTCACCGTGCCGAACGACTTGAAGCGGTCTCGCAGGTGGTCGGGCGTGATGGACGGCGTGAGGCCGCCGATGTGCAGGCGGCGGGTCACCGCGTCTGCGCTCATGTCGTCGTGAGCTTGTGTGCGTGCGATGAGCAGAGCAAGTAATTGCAGCGAGATGTATCGGTTTGTGTACGCTTTGTGCTGCCATGTCCTCAGCCAAGGTGTCGCAGAAATCTCGAGGACGGGTTTGGTCCCGTTGGTGGAGGTTGGTGCCTGAAACCACGTGgcaaggaaggcgaggaagggcaAGCGCGACTGATGAGGGACGCGTTCAAGGCggcattgttgttgtttgtcTCGACGACTTCGACTTCACACCTCACACTTGTTCGCTTCAACGGTCCCCTCACGACCAACACAAAATGgcaggccgaggtgggcCAGCCCCAACCGACCTGCACAGGGTCTACATCCAGTCGCTCCTCTCCCGGCGCGCAATGACTGAagacgtcgcgctcgagatgTACAAGAGGGCCATTGGTGCCGTCATCAGTGAGTGCAGCTGATCAGGGTTGTAGGTCGTCGCAGCTGAACTCTCAGTGCATGACCGCGACTTCAGGCCGACGCACCGCGCGAACAAGGAAGGTCTcaccgccttcctcgccgaggtgagcgcactcctcgaggccgtcgacatggtcgtcaagcgtgcgcgcgacgagtcgcCACAGGGGCGATGGTGGATCGTTCTTGTGGGTTTCTTCCGCTACCATGTCCCTAACCCATCAGTGCAACACAGCGCCCGATGCCGTCGGCACCCATGCTACCGACCTCACGCCCCTAGAGGTGTCCTTCTTCCGCCTGGTGGTCAAGGCCATTGTCCAGTCTTACCCCCACAACAGTATTGGCTCTGGTGCAGCAGTGCGCCTTGTCCGCGAGCTGCAGTCTGCTACGATCAGCAACTCGCAGGCACAGGAGCTCCTCGGTGCGCTCACAAGCCGCGGGTGGCTGGCCAAGTCAAAGTGGGTTAGCTTGTGGGGCGTTGCTGACATCAGGCGGAACCGGTACTCTATCGCCACGCGGGGcatgctcgagctcgatgcaTACCTCAagagcgaggccgagttTGAGGACTATATCCAGACGTGCGCCGTGTGCGAGAAGGTTATTCTGACTGTGAGTTTGTGGGTAGAGCGAGCGCTAATTCCCAGGGCATGGTCTGTGGTAATGACGACTGTGAGTAGCTTGAATGTCCTGACCGTGTAGCTGCTGACACACTCAGGCGAGGCGCACTACCACGAGTACTGCTACAACCAGCTGAATCGCGGCGACCGTGGCGCGTGCCGCTCGTGCCAGAAGCCGTTTGCGCGGTACCCACCGTCGTATGTTGGCGAGAAGGGCGTATCtcgcgtcgaggacgacttTGTAAACACTGGGCGGCGGAAGAAGAGGCCTCCGCGTCGGTCAGCCAATGGCAACGGACACAGGCACGAAGAGGACGATggcgaagaggacgagctggagtcggaggaggatgacgtcGGGATCGAGTCGCGGGCAGTACGCGACGAGTCTGAGGAGCCGACGCAGACACAGGGGCGAAGCCAGCGCAGGAGGAGGGAAGCTGAGTCAgaagacgagggcgagcccCAGGTGGGTATCTTGCTGTCGTTATCCGACACGGCTGACGTACAAATAGCGCAGGTCACAGCGCAGGAGCAGGGTGCCTGAGACGCAGgcggagggggtgggtgcgcAACTGCGGCCGCGAAGCTGACATTCAGGCTGCCGAGACGATTATTCCAGACTCgattggcgccgaggacgacgaagacgaggaggactcACAGCCCGttcgtcgccctcgtcggcggtaGTCGACCGAACGACAAGCCGCTTCGCCTTGCCTCCCATACGACGGCGGGCACCTACCCATCCGAGTCAACTCACCGACGTCGGAAACTCTGAAACGTATTGCCTCAGCCGCAAACGCACCAGCCTCGAGGCCTCGAGCCCTGATAATGCCATTGTAACCTGACCCTgtcgccgcccacgcgccgccacctctctctctccctgCGGCAACGAGCACAGCGAGAGCATGCATCAATACAGTCAAGTCTTGGAGCGTCTACAGTCATGATGTTTCGTCCAGCGATACGACAAGGGCACTCTATCAGTGCACAGATACTCCCCGCTGTGATGTTGGGGCGTTTTGGGCTCTAACTCTATTGACAACatggtggccgaggccggggCGTGAGAGGTGGCGTGGcagggcgtcgtcgtggcgtTAGAGCAGGAGCGTGATGGTACAATCAAcagggtggtgggtggtgccaCGGCGAGGGGGGGGATAGGGAGGACAAGGCATGTTTAGGACTGATTGGATCGGGTGGGCCGCGCGGCcagccgcgagcgagcgcgagataCGGCTTCTGCCGCCTGCGCTATGCGCCATGTGCTTACGACACAGTGTCTGCCCGAGCGCGCTTGACGCGGAGGCGGGATTTCgacgtggcgcggcgcggctggcgcgcccCAAGCGGTGAGGGAAGGCCCTTGAGCCCGAGGTCCTTGTAtacgacgccgagcgagtcgtcctcggcgctgagGGTGAGGCGCTTAGACCCACCGGtacggccgcggcggagcgACAGCGAGTCGGAGATGGACACGGTGGGGGTGGTCGTGTTGGACTCGATCGGTGAGTCGTCGCACAGCTGAACCGTCGACGCGTGAGGGCGGAgaggaagcggcggcggacggtggcgcggggccggcgccgtcgccgtcacgGGCTCGACAGGCGTGTCGGGCGTGATCACAATCGTTGTAACGTCCTCGAGActcgccctgcgcgcgcgcgcggcagccacaatcggcgccagcgtgccCGGCAGTCCGTGGTCGGCGACGCTCATCGCCAGCTGAGCCGGCAGGTCGAGGCTGCGCATGCGCCTGTGCGGCGGCTTctcggggcgggcggcgtgaaACCACGGGTGGGGCTCCTCAGCCGACTCGGGCacggtgggtgtggcgggcgggctcggcgcgccgatcAAGCACATGCGGCTGCagggtgtgtgtgagctcACAATCAtgcactcgctcgctgctcgcgtgACTCGTCACTTACCTGCCATAGGCACGGCTGATGGTGCTCCGGCGGCGCTCGTCAGCCTCGtgccgcgcctcgtcctcgctcttgcgcgccgcgtcaaAGTAGTTGGACGCCGGGAAGGTGTACGCGAGGATGGGCTGTGAtgccgtggccgtcgtggTCAGCTCGGTGGTGACCGGCTGAAGGATGGGCGTGCGCGGAGAAGGAAAGAGGGAGAAGAGGGTGGCGATGGGCTTCGggtgggcgcgcggcggcgcagtgaGCACTGTTGTTGGTGGAGGGAAGAGGAGGGGCGCGGTTTCTGGCTGTGAGGGTTAGCCGTCATTCTGGACATGGAGGGCAAGTGGGAGGAGTGCGAGCACAGAAGGagttggtgggtggggcgagGTGTGTCCTGAAGTTTTGCTTATCAGAGTTGACGCGATGCCAAATGAGGACCAGGTGAAACAGAGAGCGATGAACAGGAACGTttcagctcggcggcggcggccgaagCAAcagtgccgtcggcgtcattgtgccactcggcgtcggcatctccctagcagcagcagccgccacccgacacctcgcccccgccaccaccacacccagccAGCTAGCCCAGAGCCTCACTCACGTCGTTGTCATGACGCCACAGGCCGCAGAGGCACGCGAGCCAGCCCATGAATGAGAGTCGAGTATggtgcgagcgcgcgcgctgagCGATTTAACGAGCGTGgtgagggggtggtgggtggtggggtttATATGGTGTGAGATGGTGAATGCGAGATGGGTTGCGTGTGTGTaaggtgtgtgtgtgtgtcgacGGAGGGccgctgcacgacgacgggcgacaGGACAGGGTGTGAGGCTGAGCACGGGCACTGCGATGACGAGGGACAGCaagggtgtggtgggtgtgggtgggacTACGTGACGGGTcgtgcgtcgtgctcgtgctcgttgCCTTTTTTACGACGGGCGACAAGCAACGAGCAacgacgagaaggagaaAACTGTGATGGGCGTTCCGTAGAATGTATGcacttgtcgtcgttgtctaTGGGCCCGAATGGCCTcgggcgaggagaagggggCCACAAGTGTTTGGCGGCTGTCCTTTTGTACTAGAGCAACTGCCGTCACCTACAGTCATCGTGACGGTGGTGGTCGATTTCGTTGGGGAGCCCTAGTCGGATAGTCGGATTCGGGGACCCTAGTCGGACTGGCAGTGAGCAGCGGTGcgcagcacctcgtcgtcgtcaacatgAGCAGAGGCAGCGTATCGGCCAAGTCCGCTAGTGATCGTGGGCGGTGCGtgtgggggcgggcgggggtgcAGCAGCGAGGTCAGCTGGGCTCGCTCTGCTCTGTGCCGTGACGATCGGCCGGACCGAGCGTTATCTCTCTCCTCTGCCTTGCTTGGCTTGCTTCTCGAGGTGGTCGCCGTCGCACTGCACAACGCGCTGCGCTACGCCTCCATCCCAACTCTTCCATTGTCTAGGCCTTTGGTTTTCTCACGCAAGCACCGCACCACGCGCTCCCGGTGAACAGTGCAGACAAAGCTAAACCCGGGCACATCAAGATCCCCCTCGCGACGAGGCAGGGAGCGGGCGACAGAAGACCATGAGCAATGagtgccgagcgagcgagcgagcatctgtcgtcgtcgtcgtcgtcgtcgcgggggtAGCTGGAATGGAATGGAGCGTTCCCGTTGTCGTATCGCTGGTACTACTAGGTCGCAAAGGATGCCATGCCGTACTAGCAACAAGCGTCACGCTCATCGTACCACCTTTTTGGCTCTCGGTGCCATCGTCATCATTGCCGCCATCAACGTGCTCAATGCTGTtgcagtcgccgccgctgctgctgtggctgAGGAACATTCTGCTGCAGCGTTCCTGTATCAGtgcctgcgcctcgtccgTCGCTTTTCCGAACAGTTGGCCAGCGTGAGCACATGTCTCGGCCAGGTTTCGGACACAGTCGGGCAAGGCGGCAGAGACGGCAAAGGCAGTGACCGTAGTGGCGAGCACGGCAATGAGTGGGCTCGATGGCCTCATTGATCGCACCTGCTCTCGCTGGTCTGGGGAATGATCTGCTAGTCTGGCTCCTCCCAGCCGCACTCCGCAATGAACCCCCGTTGTCAACAgccgtgccgtgcgtgcTGGAAACGAGCAGTGCCCCGACAGCCCCATCCCCCCTCTGTCGAGGTCACCTGGTCATTGTTTTGTGACTGCAATACCAAACCAGCGTTAGTATATCTGTCTATCTAGGGGCGAACCGAGCGCGCTATTGTCTTGGACGCTCCGTGGGTCGGTTTCGTTGGGGATCTCAAAGCCCGCCAGGCGTGCCAGGCGACTGTGTTGTCGTCGTAACCCCTCGCTCGTCTACCGCTAGTCGTATCGGGAGCAGCCGAGT
This window encodes:
- the SPBP16F5.06 gene encoding putative RNA-binding protein translates to MSADAVTRRLHIGGLTPSITPDHLRDRFKSFGTVTDVEQLGLDALGQPRPFAFLTIQTTPAQLRKCLNIMSGATWRGTQLRLAEAKPKWDAKLAAERKPNPELEAKRRANRLRRSIAVVGGKQAQDMRLVAESSKTKSQFWVTDSAGHLVRPIATRPSHPLPLVPGSKARDVRIGPSRAPRRVIDPRRWGPSHISGAELDGEVVPGALAAEWEFEEADDIEADEEGRVLLGSWRSGEDILDVRVKRPRDDDEVWTEDEDDGELFPLREEFDRDDSPLFPSHQEREDSPLFPQRAEGSQSPLFPARERSSSPLFPSRNAAEDKEEEESEVAAASSPLFPPRTEGDDDVASASTSSRSSRSTTPSLSPLRAAEEVVLEARARVEEADEEARASRSPTPPLSPLRAAEEVVLEARDRAQPPAVIVPDQVRAAAAAERQGALSVLTSLVGNAEEPSARGKNEWAGYAESDSDDGDYSMMKKRDYEDDDDEPLEVARAAGAPSPETPAFARFTDGPGFDMEVDGVEEAPVASVDLAPVQDEDEDEDEDEESSSSESSESDSSSDSSSESGSGSSSEDNSKDDKEDESGSSSSSSSDSSSSDSSSSESSDESSESESDADEDADDKKDGGNEDKKGDEGKDDKKEEKKDEESSSDDDDDSSDSSDDDSDSDSDSGSDSSSDSDSSSDSSDDSSDESDSEDESAAPAQTSTLKSMFAPAAKASSFSLLGALGADIDIDETVEVQQHRSTQANELEFLITAPKSTFDADPEIPLFFPVTGRHAPARKGEARSVLDPEPEPEEGEEEEEKEEEGYGGYGGGYGGGYGRAAPPTSAPAPAKKATKRGFWAGETDADMKKRWEARRLELTRGWKRKHPDQLVSFEITHRHDLPLAAPRLPGLNKARRARRPPAGGRAPSDNGHADRAGDVRAAPPRDRGGCVQSAGTSRFSPPSEAHATQVVWVDLRNEGKASWDAVARKLGGAGGITHIQPSPLPPPLGAPSLLPAGPSLRPTYDAISAALTAGAGTLVLLDGLSNLLYAGFAPSDVGRFVRAVAGLTRSHDSVLVSTLHADHLPRTESEALGTGANAELLERLLALADAWWRVAGLASGRSGDVSGEISAHDLSGRGWAGVPRARPLQYRLEAGGVKVFAKGTGRGFL
- the NSMCE1 gene encoding Non-structural maintenance of chromosome0s element 1, whose product is MAGRGGPAPTDLHRVYIQSLLSRRAMTEDVALEMYKRAIGAVIMHDRDFRPTHRANKEGLTAFLAEVSALLEAVDMVVKRARDESPQGRWWIVLCNTAPDAVGTHATDLTPLEVSFFRLVVKAIVQSYPHNSIGSGAAVRLVRELQSATISNSQAQELLGALTSRGWLAKSKRNRYSIATRGMLELDAYLKSEAEFEDYIQTCAVCEKVILTGMVCGNDDCEAHYHEYCYNQLNRGDRGACRSCQKPFARYPPSYVGEKGVSRVEDDFVNTGRRKKRPPRRSANGNGHRHEEDDGEEDELESEEDDVGIESRAVRDESEEPTQTQGRSQRRRREAESEDEGEPQRRSQRRSRVPETQAEGAAETIIPDSIGAEDDEDEEDSQPVRRPRRR